CGTATTTTCCTGTATCCTGATGGGCTCTCCCTGCTGTATCTGTTCCAGAGAAGGAAAGTGTTTCTTCATAATAGAAATTTCCATATGACTGATATCGGGATGAAGTGTAAATAACCGTACAGACATAGACTGTATAACCCTGTTCCGGAAATCGTCATTTTCAAGCTGCCCTCCTAATATGGTGAATATACTGCGTATTTTAAACGCTGATTCGAATGTTTTTCCAGGCAGATTTACAGGAGCCGCATTGTTTTTAAAAATAATTTCAGTCTGTCTGTTTGCTGCATTGGGAGAATAATATTCATATCCCCTTTCGATACCGGTATAATAGGAATAGTTTCTCATGCCTGTCTGTACAATATCCGGAACATTAAAATACTCCAGGTTATCTATAATTTTTTTACCATATGTATTTAAAGAAGAATAAGTAGAATTTTTCCATGTTTTAATGATCTGAATATTTATTATAGATGAAGAGAGGACATGAAAAAGCAGCAATGCTGTTAAAGATAATTTTAATGTTTTCATGGGTTTATAAAAAAGAGGCTAATACACTATTAGCCTCGTAGATTGAATAATTCTGAAATAATTACTTGGTAGTAGTTGTTCCTGTATAAACATATTCAGAAGAAACGAATGTCCATTCTTTTTCTTTTACCGGTACTTTTGCCGTTGCGGTTGAAACTGCCTGTACTGAAACTTTTTCAGAAGAGATGTTTTGTGGGTTAGCACTTGCTAAAGTGAAGGTACCTGCTGAGAATGCAACGATTAATGCTGCTGCTACTAAATGCTTTTTCATTTTAATAATTTTTAATGGTTATTTTTCTAGTTTGTTTTTTCGGGTAGCCCCTTATGTTTTGTTTTTAGAGGTACAAAATATCAAAATCTCTCATAAAAGCGCTTTTATATCTTTTATTGGACCAATTCTATGGATTGATTATTGGCTCCAATCATTTTTTTAATGGTTTCTTCCTGATCTCTTAGTTTTTGTCCCAGGGTTTTACCGCCCTCATCTGCCTGGTTCAGTTGTTCCGAAGTATATTTACTCCTAATCTGGGCAAGCGGGCTTGTTTTAAATTCAGCAAACATTTGTGTAAACTTGTTTTTATTTACTACAAGAGCCTGCTTGTTCTTTAATCTTTCGTTCAGGCTTAGTTCATTATATTTTTCCAGGTTTTTAATACCTGCCAGCTGCCACGAAAAGTTCTGGTCCTGATCTTCGATTTTTACAATTAAGCCGGGTAATCCGTAAAATTTGTAAGGTCCGTCCTGAATGGGGATATCCGGAGTAAACCAGGCGGTCCAGTTTCTTCCCCATGCTGTTGCTGTTGCCTTCTGAATCTTATATTTTTCAAACGTGCTTACCCCTTTTTCATCAGAAATTTTCCAGTTTATCTTTCCGGTTTCAGGGTACGTTATAAAATCACTTAGTATTAAATCGGTATAGCTGGTTTCATAAGAAGGATAACTTTTTTGAACCTTGTACATAAACTTAGGGGTCTTGAGTAATTTTGCAAGATCAATCTGTACCCCTGTAGCTTTCATTTTCTCAATATTGCTTTCAATCATCGAATCCTGCGACACGGACAAATAATCCCTGTAAATTGATTTTTGTTTGGTTACATCCAAAATAGTCATTTCTTTCTCTGCATGAGAAGAATCTTTACTGGGTTTATAAGAAAATTCATAAAAGAATCTGCGCGCCTGTGCATTGCTGAATATGTAAAGAATGATTAAAATTATTGAAAAGTTCTTCTTCATTTTAAGTGAGTAATTAATTTTTCCTTGATTCAGCTAAGCTATATGATAATATTCACATACGCAAGAGATAAATCTCTTTTTTTTCAATTATTTTTTAAAATTATTAATTTATCTGAGTTTATAGTTCATTTATACGTGATTTAATGGAATGAATCTGAAATAAAATATCGTTGTTTTAGAGCGTAAAACGTGTATTATATAAATAAAAGTTAATTTTTAATATCAAATAATTGTGAAAAATTTCAGCGTAAAAATTGTTTTATTTATTTTATGCACCAATATTAATCAATCAAAAGTGATTTTAAATGTGCAAAATTTAATTCTTATTCTGGTGAAATT
The sequence above is a segment of the Chryseobacterium sp. JJR-5R genome. Coding sequences within it:
- a CDS encoding GLPGLI family protein; this translates as MKKNFSIILIILYIFSNAQARRFFYEFSYKPSKDSSHAEKEMTILDVTKQKSIYRDYLSVSQDSMIESNIEKMKATGVQIDLAKLLKTPKFMYKVQKSYPSYETSYTDLILSDFITYPETGKINWKISDEKGVSTFEKYKIQKATATAWGRNWTAWFTPDIPIQDGPYKFYGLPGLIVKIEDQDQNFSWQLAGIKNLEKYNELSLNERLKNKQALVVNKNKFTQMFAEFKTSPLAQIRSKYTSEQLNQADEGGKTLGQKLRDQEETIKKMIGANNQSIELVQ